From Candidatus Latescibacter sp.:
TATATTAATTCGTTGAAATGCAGCCCCCGAAATCCCCCGAATGGGGACTTCAAAGACTGGAAATAAAGTCATTTTTATTTCGTTAGACCCTGAAATGGATTCATCATTCCCGCGAAGCGGCAACAAGTTCAGGGTGACACGGTTCAGGTCATGCCGAACTTGTTTCGGCATCTATCTTTGCGTGGTTTGCGAGAAATTTTTATTCCGGATTCTGACTTCTGGATTCTGCCGTTTTACTTACTCTCCTTGATAAGCCTTTCCACAATATCGGGTGCGGAAACGCCCTCCGCTTCAGCCGCAAAGGTTGTCACCAGACGGTGACGGAGCACCAGCATGGCCACCGCGCGCACGTCATCCTTCGAGGGAGCAAACCGTCCTTCCAGCGCCGCCCGTGCTTTGGCGCCCAGGATGAGATATTGCGACGCGCGGGGACCCGCTCCCCATTTTACCCATTCCCGGATGAAAGCGGGGGCATCCTTTTCCTCTGGGCGCGACCTCCGTACGAGATCCACCGCGTAGGTCACCACATCATCGGCAGCCGGAACCCGCCGCACCAGGTTCTGGAGAGTGATGATCCCTTCGGCATCGAGGATTTTCGAGGGGAGGACTTCCTCTGCGCCGGTAGTGCGGCGGACGATTTCGACCTCTTCCTCACGCGAGGGGTAATCGATCCAGAGGTTGAACATGAACCGGTCGAGCTGCGCTTCCGGGAGCGGGTAGGTTCCCTCCTGCTCGATGGGATTCTGGGTGGCAAGGACAAAGAAAGGCTCTACCAGACGCATGGTCTGGCCCTGCACGGTGACTGCATGCTCCTGCATGGCCTCCAGGAGGGCGGACTGGGTTTTAGGCGGCGTACGGTTGATTTCATCGGCAAGCACGATATTGGCGAATACAGGGCCGCGGACGAACCGGAAGTTCCTCCTGCCGCTCTGGGGGTCCTCCTCGATAACCTCGGTTCCCACGATGTCCGATGGCATGAGATCGGGGGTGAACTGGATGCGGGAAAAAGAGAGATCGAGCGCCCGCGCCAGCGACGAGATCATGAGCGTTTTCGCCAGCCCCGGGACTCCCACAAGCAGGCAGTGCCCCCGGCAGAGAAGAGTAACGATCAGATTGTCAATAACAGATTCCTGGCCGACAATCACTTTCGCCAGCTCCCTTTTCATCCTCTGCTGCGAAGCGGCAAGGTGCTCCAGAAGCTCGCTGTCATCGCGTTTCACGCTGTCCGTCATCGAATATCCTTTTTTTAAATTGTCCGAACCATGATTCTTGGGATTACGTTTTCAGTTCTTTCTTCTTTGCCCCCGGGAAAAGAACGTTGTTCAAAATCAGGCGGTACCCCGGAGAATTCTTGTGGAGAAAGAGCTGGGTCGTGGGGTCGCCGACCTGGTGACGGTAATCCTCGGGATCGTGGCCGCCGAGGAATGTCCATGTCCCCTTGCCCAGGTTGCCGTGGATGTAGCGGGCGGTTCCGCGGCTTTTGTTTTCGCCCATGATCACGACATTTTTCTTGATCAGGCTCTTCTTGAACTCGGTGGTCTGTCCCATGAAACCGCCGATGGGGTTCTCATGATCCTGAGTCAGCATCGCCGGCACAGGATCATACTTGGCGCTGAATTCGAAAAGTTCGAAGTAATCCATTGCCTCGGCTGCGCTGCTGGCCATAGTAGTGGGCGGGGTGATATCGATATCTGAAAATTCATAAATATAGGGATCGGTCACCAGCTTAAAATTTTCGAAAGCCAGGGTATGGGAGAAATCCAGCTTGGACTGGCAGTCCGGGTCCATGGCGTCGCCGTCGAATTCAGGGCCTGCGATATCGGTTCCGTGCGCCGCAAGTGCTATATCGAAGCTGTCGGTGGCCGAGCACATGGCAAACACGAATCCGCCGCCGTCGGTGTAGGATCGGATTTCTTCCGCAATCGCCTTCTTTTCATCGGACACCTTCCTGAAACCGAGCTTTTTGGCCATCGCCTCGAATTCAATCTGCTGCTGGATATACCAGTCGGCCCCGCGATAATTGCCATAGAATTTACCGTACTGCCCGGTAAAATCCTCGTGGTGCAGGTGCAGCCAGTCATACTTTTTCAGATCGCCCCGCATGACCTCTTCGTCCCAAAGGGTCTCATAGGGGATTTCCGCATAGGTCAGCGCAAGGGTGACCGCGTCATCCCAGGGCCGCTTGTTGGGCGGAGTGTAAACCGCAACTTTCGGGGCCTTTTCCAGTAATTCCCGCGACATATTGGAATTCCGGATGGTTTCATCGAGACGGGCAAGGGCGGCGGCATCCGGCGTTTCATAGGAAACCCCGCGGGTGAGAGTATATTCGGTTATCTCCTTGTCCGCATCCAGAAGAAACGAACCCCCGCGGTAGTTGAGGAGCCATTCCACACTGATGTTCCGTGACAGGGCATGGTAAGCCACACCGTAGGCTTTAAGGTGATCTTTCTGTTTGAAATCCATGGGGATGAGCATCTTCTCCGCACATGCCGCCGAAACACCCAGAAAGAGAGAAAGGATGTAAAGCAGCGTAACAAAAATATATTTAGAATGCCACTGTGGAATAGTATGCATTGGATTATTCATTAAATTTCCATTAAGCCTTGATTGCACATTTAGATCCTGAAACGAGTTCAGGATGACACGTGTCATGCCGAACTTGTTGCCGCATCTATAAATACTATCACGAACCTTTTCTAACCCTAATTATGCATTTAAAAGAGATTTTAGTCTCTGTGAGTGTTAAACTACAGCCCCCTAAATCCCCCAAAGGGGGACTTAAAAGACTGCAATACAAGGCTTAATCTGTTTTTTAAAAAAGTTACACTTTCGCATTTTCATCTTTACCACGAAAAGTCCCCCTTCGGGGGATTTAGGGGGCTGCCTTCCCAAATTAATAATAAGTATTTGTTTAAAAAAGAGTTAAGAAAATGTCGTAGCAAATTTGTGAATAATTAGGGTCTAATTGTATACTCGAATTTTTTTTGTATCTATCTTTTATCTTTTCCCTTTGTGTCTTTGTGCCTTTGTGCCTCTTTGCCTTTTCTTTTTACTTTATTACTTTCTTTTCCGTTAAACTCCTTAGCCTGCTTCTCAATTCCGCCTCATACACGGAGCCGGGAAAGGCGGTAAGGGCATCCATATACAGCTTTCTCGCCGCATCATTATCTTTGAACGCGGTAACATACAGCTCGGCGAGGTTCATCATCGCTCCGACATGCACCGTGGTGTCACGCGCGGCGGAAATCGCCCGATTGTACCAGGTGAGAGCCTTACTGGTGTCTCCCCTCTCGCTAAAGTAGTCTCCCAGGACGTGAGCCGCCTCGGGCGCCGCTGCGGAGGAGGTGTCGCCTGCTGCCACAGTCAGGCTGTCGACGCCCTCCCGATCCAACCCGCGAAAGAGAGCATATCTCCCATGCGCATAGGCGGTTATATTCATTCTCTCTTTTGCGGTGGAGCAGCGGAGGCTCAGCACCCGGAGCGCCAGAAGGTCGTTTGCATTTTCGTGGTCCGGAAAGCCCGCCACACAAGCTTCAATATCCTGGGCCATCGTTTCATAAGCGCCGGTAAAGAAGTGCATGAGCGCAATGGTTGAAGTTACAGCATACACCTCATTTTTAGACCGCGCTTTCAACCTGGTTTCATTCAGGGATTTCTCCGCCTCTGCGGTTTTTCCCTGGCGAAGGAAGGCCTGTCCCAGAAGGAGATTCGCCTCGAACGCCACCGACCGGTCAAGGGGCGCGGCAACAAACGCCCGGAGCCTGGAAATGATCTCGGCGCCATCTTCCGGCGCTGAGAGCTTAAGGATACGGAGAGAAGCGAGCGACGCTTCCACAGTCCCCGGGAAATCGCCGGACAGGGTAAGGTAATCTCGTCTTGCTCCCTCACGGTCGCCGCTTTTTTCACGGAGTGCGGCGCATTTCAAAAGAGAGGCGGTTCCATTCGGACCGGTCTTGAAATACCGGTAAAAGTCGGCATAGGCGAGAATGGCTTCCCGGGGATGACCTTCCGCGCTCAGGCGCTCAGCGATGTTCCAGAGTTCAACCGGATTGTTGGCCGGAACTGCTGCATCGAGGAGAGAACGGTAGGCGCCTTCATAATCCCCCAGCCGGTATTTCAAACCCGAAATGAGCCGGGCAGCCTGGATGCTTCCCGGTTTGGCTTTCAGATATTGGGCCAGAGGGGCGAGAAGGGATTGCGGATCGGCCCGGTCATCAAGCGCAGCGTTCAGCAACAGATCTATGCTGCTGTACCAGACCGGCTGGCTGTCGAGAGTTTTCAGGTATTCCCGGAGCGCCTGGGAGTAATTCATCTGCACACGGTAAATCTGCGCCAGCTCGAGGGAATAGAGATCCTCGCCGCCGGATTTTTCACGGGCGGTAAGATAGATCGAAAGCGCGGTACCGAGGTCATTGCGAGACATGAATTCATTGGCGGCGTTCCTGATCTTTTCGGGGTCTTTCCAGTTGTTCCCGATGCTGTCCAGAATCAGGCGGCGGCCTTCCGAATCCTTCCCCTGGCCGTATAAGGAGCGGGCGAGATAATTGATTGCAAAAATATCACCGGGATGTACGCCAAGTCGAGCCCCGGCGGACTCCCCCATGGTTTTGAAATCTCCGATTTTCTCGCAGAGCATGACCAGCTTGAAGAAATATATGTCGGTTTTATTCGCACTGTACAGGCGGGAATAAACGGCGAGGGCTTCTTCATTTTTGCCCTGCGACTCAAGGACCTGGGCTTTGATAAAATCCGGATCGACCGCCTGTGAAAAGGCTGAAAGTGAAAATACGGATAAAAGGATAATACACACAAAAAGCGCCCTAAGACTCGGTTTGAAAGACAGCCCCCTTCCTGTCCTATGGACATCCTTCCCCCGGAGGGGGCAGGAAAAAACTGCTGATCTGCGACTTCCCGTGCCCCCTTCAGGGGGAAAGGGACCGAGGGATAGGGGGCCTTCCATTATTTCGCCCCCGGAGAGGTCTTGAGCATGGATTCGAAATAGAGACGGATCAGTTTCTTGAACTCAGGATTGATATCGTCCTGAAGGGCTTTTTTCATGCGCTCGTTCAGCTCGGCCTGTTTCTCTCCAAGGTCCCCGGCGAGACGGTCGGCGCCGAGGGATTCGTTCTTTTTGGCAGTCCAGGATTTCCGCTCCGGGGATTCTTCGTCCTTTTCACGATGTGAGCGACGGGCATCGAGCAGGCGGCGGTAAATATCGAGCTGTTTCCGCTCGACCAGCTCGCGTTTCTCGTTTTTCCGCATCATCTGGGCTGTGTCATCCATGTCGCCGGTCAGTTTATCCAGCATTTCACGGAGACGCTTGTCTTCGGATAATTTCTTTCCCAACTGTGAAAGCATCTCCGCCAGCTTTTCCTGTTCGGCGGCAAGTTGTTTCATAAGCTCCTGCGAGCCTTCCCCCATTCTCATCTGAAGAGAAAGCTGGCCGTCGGCAATCATCTGAAGCTCCTGCATCAGATCGCCCGCCATCCCTTTGCTTTGATTCTCGCCCGAATTCTTCAGAAGATTGGAGAGGAAAAGAATAGTATTGTTCACCATGCTCAGGGAGCTGCGCGCGCTCTGCTCCCCCGCCGGGACATTCCCTGCGGTAAAGGTGTCGACCGCATTTTTCATGGTCATGTTCACCGCAGTGGTGATCTGTTCGATTATTCCTGCCAGCTCCAGGGAAACGGAGCCGAGGGCGGAAAGCGTCTTCCCCGCTTTCCTGAAACCATCCATAACCTCCAGTTCCTTCTGGGCGAGGTTTTCACCGGTGTATCCGCCGGTATTTGCGAGCAGCTTCTCCTGGCTTTCCGATACCGCAAGAAGCTCGATCATGGCAGTCAGCAGACGATTTTTCATCTCACGGGTATTTGTGCCCTTCATTAACTCGCCCAGTTTATCCATATTCTTTAGCATGTCCGACAGTTGTACATTGGATGAATCCATTCCCTTACGGGCTTTTTCGCTCATCCCCTTATCCAGATTTCCTGCGGTTTCCTCCATGCCTTTGGAAATATCGGTCGAGTTAAGGTAGTCCTCGAACGGCTTGGTGTTGAGGGAGAATTTTTCTTTCAATTCCCGGGACATGCCTTTGAGCTCATTCTCCAGCTTGTCCATTTCGGCGGCGAGGGATTTCTGCTCACGGGCGAGAGACGGATTCTTCGGATTGTTCCGGAGCTTCTGGGTCAGTTCAGCCTGTTTGAGAGCGATATCCTCGAGCACTTTTTTAGAGGTCTCATACCGCTGGATAGCTTTTACCTGCTCCAGGAGCCGTATGACGGCATCCAGCTTTTTTTTCACTGCATCGGCGGTGATCTGGTACTGGTCGAGGGCATCCTTGACTGCCCGCTGGTCCATCTCCATTGCGGCCCGAGTGAGTTTTTTCAGCGCCTCTTTCATGTCGCCGTCCGCGATCTGATCCATCATCTGGGAGATTTTCCGCAGCTTCTCCACTGTTTCCAGAGCGGCCATGTCCTCGTTGGAAAGCCTGTCCGCCATTTTCTTAACCGCTTCGGAAAAATCCTTTACGCTTTCCTGCATTTTTTCGAGCTGCTTTTTGGATTCCTCGATGGCGTTACGGTCGTTCCAGTCGGTTTTCTTCCCGTTCAGAATATTACGGCGCACCTCATCCAATGCCTTGTCTTTCTCGGATCCCGCATCCTGAGCCTCACGGATTTTTTCCATGCCGGCTTTATGCTCCTCAGCGGTTTCTTTCAGAATATCGGTAAGGGAGGGGACTTTGAGAGTGTACTTTTCCGAGACGCCCTGTTTCGGTCCCCGAATCGTGTCGTTATCCCACACCGAAAGATAAAAGGCAACCCGGTCTTCCGGCAAAAGGTTCACATCCGAAAGGTTCCATACATACCCATCCTCAATCTGACGGTTGAGCAGGCCCTTTTTCAGAGAAACGGCGCGGAAATTTTCCTCGAAAGGCAGCTTGTACTGCAGGGAAATCTGCGAAAGGCCGTAATCATCCTCCGCATGATACACGATGGGGAGCGTCATGGAACGGGGCAGGACGACATCGGCGGTCGGGCTGAGAAAAGAAACGGTTGGTTTTTCGTCTTCGAGACTGGCGATCCGGTAGAGAATGGGATTGATATCGCTGATGCCAACCGTGTCGATGAGGCTGATGGTGTAATCCAGGTCCCTGGTGATTGTGAAGGCTGCCCGCCCGTAAGCCCCTGAGACCGTGCAATTCGCGGCGGTGGAATCGCTAAAGCGGAT
This genomic window contains:
- a CDS encoding tetratricopeptide repeat protein; protein product: MCIILLSVFSLSAFSQAVDPDFIKAQVLESQGKNEEALAVYSRLYSANKTDIYFFKLVMLCEKIGDFKTMGESAGARLGVHPGDIFAINYLARSLYGQGKDSEGRRLILDSIGNNWKDPEKIRNAANEFMSRNDLGTALSIYLTAREKSGGEDLYSLELAQIYRVQMNYSQALREYLKTLDSQPVWYSSIDLLLNAALDDRADPQSLLAPLAQYLKAKPGSIQAARLISGLKYRLGDYEGAYRSLLDAAVPANNPVELWNIAERLSAEGHPREAILAYADFYRYFKTGPNGTASLLKCAALREKSGDREGARRDYLTLSGDFPGTVEASLASLRILKLSAPEDGAEIISRLRAFVAAPLDRSVAFEANLLLGQAFLRQGKTAEAEKSLNETRLKARSKNEVYAVTSTIALMHFFTGAYETMAQDIEACVAGFPDHENANDLLALRVLSLRCSTAKERMNITAYAHGRYALFRGLDREGVDSLTVAAGDTSSAAAPEAAHVLGDYFSERGDTSKALTWYNRAISAARDTTVHVGAMMNLAELYVTAFKDNDAARKLYMDALTAFPGSVYEAELRSRLRSLTEKKVIK
- a CDS encoding asparagine synthetase B — encoded protein: MNNPMHTIPQWHSKYIFVTLLYILSLFLGVSAACAEKMLIPMDFKQKDHLKAYGVAYHALSRNISVEWLLNYRGGSFLLDADKEITEYTLTRGVSYETPDAAALARLDETIRNSNMSRELLEKAPKVAVYTPPNKRPWDDAVTLALTYAEIPYETLWDEEVMRGDLKKYDWLHLHHEDFTGQYGKFYGNYRGADWYIQQQIEFEAMAKKLGFRKVSDEKKAIAEEIRSYTDGGGFVFAMCSATDSFDIALAAHGTDIAGPEFDGDAMDPDCQSKLDFSHTLAFENFKLVTDPYIYEFSDIDITPPTTMASSAAEAMDYFELFEFSAKYDPVPAMLTQDHENPIGGFMGQTTEFKKSLIKKNVVIMGENKSRGTARYIHGNLGKGTWTFLGGHDPEDYRHQVGDPTTQLFLHKNSPGYRLILNNVLFPGAKKKELKT
- a CDS encoding MoxR family ATPase; the protein is MTDSVKRDDSELLEHLAASQQRMKRELAKVIVGQESVIDNLIVTLLCRGHCLLVGVPGLAKTLMISSLARALDLSFSRIQFTPDLMPSDIVGTEVIEEDPQSGRRNFRFVRGPVFANIVLADEINRTPPKTQSALLEAMQEHAVTVQGQTMRLVEPFFVLATQNPIEQEGTYPLPEAQLDRFMFNLWIDYPSREEEVEIVRRTTGAEEVLPSKILDAEGIITLQNLVRRVPAADDVVTYAVDLVRRSRPEEKDAPAFIREWVKWGAGPRASQYLILGAKARAALEGRFAPSKDDVRAVAMLVLRHRLVTTFAAEAEGVSAPDIVERLIKESK